A window of Halomonas sp. GFAJ-1 contains these coding sequences:
- a CDS encoding response regulator: MHILVVDDDPLAGEMTAALLESQGHNTLMANDAMDAVEQLDSHSDIKLIVSDMHMPLVSGTVLLAMLREQGNHLPFILLTGDTPDEALRQTPGLNACLRKDAELASNLEAAVQQALNS, translated from the coding sequence ATGCATATTCTGGTCGTAGACGACGATCCGCTAGCGGGTGAAATGACGGCGGCACTGCTTGAATCGCAAGGGCATAATACTCTGATGGCCAATGATGCAATGGACGCCGTCGAGCAGTTAGATTCTCACAGCGATATCAAACTGATTGTCAGCGATATGCACATGCCCCTTGTCAGCGGCACAGTACTGCTAGCGATGCTGCGCGAGCAAGGCAATCACCTGCCGTTTATTTTACTTACCGGGGACACCCCGGATGAAGCACTACGCCAGACACCGGGCCTGAACGCCTGTTTGCGTAAAGATGCCGAGCTGGCAAGTAATCTAGAAGCCGCCGTTCAACAGGCACTCAACAGCTAA